The Argiope bruennichi chromosome 9, qqArgBrue1.1, whole genome shotgun sequence genome contains a region encoding:
- the LOC129984634 gene encoding uncharacterized protein LOC129984634: protein MARLWFSIAVLFLATQASSGIMTLESYMQQICDDAENCVEDGKGEELCKISFLPATEEELNSYCPYIIRIMWCAAKSIFIWTPPSNSINNFINSGFNLWKVMCEICTNGSQLRKEYLDGISCFKDLILDGSTFDNFLLNGQQTMKSLNPSIEGASKEEMQLNLMCMSTFYGLASLVVETEKSCGKTVRNMANEMFQRVKPLTLLNCSETNMHASTMKFLDANWLDRKKASIFISLFKS, encoded by the exons atGGCTCGGCTGTGGTTTTCAATTGCAGTTCTTTTTCTAGCAACGcaag cttcTTCAGGTATAATGACTTTGGAATCTTATATGCAGCAGATCTGCGACGATGCTGAAAACTGTGTTGAAGATGGGAAAGGTGAAGAATTATGCAAAATAAGTTTTCTCCCAGCTACGGAAGAAGAACTAAATTCATATTGCCC atatattattCGAATCATGTGGTGTGCagcaaaaagtattttcatttggaCTCCACCAAGCAATagcattaataatttcataaattcaggGTTCAACTTGTGGAAAGTTATGTGCGAAATCTGCACTAACGGTTCTCAGCTACGTAAAG agTATTTGGACGGCATTTCATGTTTTAAGGACTTAATTCTTGATGGCAGTACCTTTgacaactttttattaaatggtcAACAAACCATGAAGTCGCTGAACCCTTCAATTGAGGGTGCTTCTAAGGAAGAGATGCAACTGAATTTGATGTGCAT GTCTACTTTCTACGGTTTAGCCAGCCTGGTGGTTGAGACCGAAAAGTCTTGTGGAAAAACTGTTAGAAACATGGCCAATGAAATGTTTCAGAGAGTTAAACCTTTGACATTGCTAAACTGCAGTGAAACGAACATGCATGCGTCAACGATGAAATTCTTGGATGCTAATTGGTTGGATAGAAAGAAAGCCAgcattttcatttcactttttaagtCATGA